The stretch of DNA GGGCCGCCAGGTCGTTCGCCGGAGTGCACCGCACCGGGACCTGGAAGGTGCCGTCCGGGAGTGCGCACTGACTGCCGAGGCGATGGATCTCCTGTCCGATCAGAACCTGGAGCTGGACCAGGTCCAGGACAGTTCCGGGATCCTCGCACGTCTGAAAACCTCAGGTGTCGTTCTTGACCCTCTGTCTCTTCTTGCCCTGCTCCACAACCAGCTGGCTGTGGGAAGGGCGCGCACGGCCTTGAAGGCAGCCGGCAGCCGGTGCCCGGGGCTGTCCGCCCTGACCGAATCCATGACCCCCATCCCCGACTGGGAGCGGTGGGTTGGAAAGTCGATCTCCGCGAAAGGCGAGGTCCTTGACAGCGCCAGCCCCGAGCTTGCCAGGGCGAGGCGCCAGCTCCGGTCGGCCCGTGACGGGGTCAGCGGGAAACTGGAAAAGTTCATCCGTGAACGGCAGACGGCCAAGGTCATCCAGGAACAGTATGTCACCCTCCGCAACGGACGGTTCGTCGTCCCGGCCAAACCCGAGTACCACCGGTCCTTCGAGGGGGTGGTTCAGGACGTGAGCCAGAGCGGGCAGACCGTTTTCGTCGAACCCCTTTTCGCTGTGGACCTCAACAACCAGTTCGCGATGTCGGAGGCCAGGGCCCAGGAAGAGGTTCAACGGGCCCTTGCTGCCATGAGCGACGAAGCCGCCAGACACCGCCACGCTATGAACACAAACCTGCACTCTCTGGCCACCCTCGATCACGTCCTGGCGAGGGCCCGCCTGGGGAGCCGCCTTGAAGGGGTCATCCCGGTCTTTTCCGCGGAAAGGACGAGTCTGGTCCAGGCACGCCATCCCCTCCTTGTCCTGGACCCCGGCATCCGGTGTGTCCCCGTGGACATCGGTATCGGCGGCGAGGTGAGTACCCTGGCCATCACCGGTCCCAATACGGGCGGCAAAACGGTGGTTCTCAAAACACTGGGGCTTTTGACCCTGATGGCTCAATCCGGCATCCCCGTACCGGTGGCCGCCGAGAGCCGCTTCCGGGTTTTTGCGAAGCTTTTTGCCGACATCGGAGACGAGCAGAGCCTGGCCCAGAACCTGAGCACCTTCTCCGGCCACATGAAGGTCATCGCGGACATCCTGGAGGAGGCTGATGGAGATACCCTGATCCTCCTGGACGAACTTGGAGCCGGGACCGATCCCCAGGAGGGGTCCGCTCTGGGCATCGCCCTTCTGGAAACCCTCAATGACAAGGGTGCCTGTACGGTGGTCACGACCCACCATAACCAGCTGAAAGAGTTCGCCTACAGGGCGGCTTACGCCTCCAACGCGTCCACCGTATTCGACGCCGCGACACTGCAGCCCACATTCCGGCTGCGCATGGGAACCCCTGGCAGGAGCCACGCTCTGGATGTCGCAGACCGACTGGGTCTTGAAACCGGGGTCCTCAAAAGGGCCCGTGAGCTCATGGGCAGCGGTGCCGTTCACGTGGACGTTCTTCTCGGACAGCTGGCAGGGGAGCTTGACAGGGAGTCCAGAGCCCGGGAGCTTGCCGAACAGATCTCAGGCAGTCTCAGGGATGAGCAGATGCGGATACAGGAGGAGAGAAGGGCCCTGGCAGCGCAGGTCCAGGAGATCAGGGACAAGACCCGGTGGGAGGCCAGGGCCCTGATCAGGGATATCGAGGGGAGGGGGAAAAAGCTCCTGAAAGGAGTGCGTGACACAGGAGAGAGCGCCCGACCCGGTCTCCGGGAGGCGGTCCGTGAGATGGAGGAAGATGTCATGCGCAGGGTGCCGCTACCACCGCCAAGGCGGGGAGGGGGCCCGGTGGCAGAGGGAGACCAGGTCGAGATCGTGTCCCTCGGTGCCAGGGGGACGGTGACCGGGATTGTCAACGGCTCCGGGGAGGCGGAAGTCCTGGCCGGAGACATCCGGATGAGGGTCAGATTGAACGACCTGGTGGCTATAACCCAGGG from bacterium encodes:
- a CDS encoding endonuclease MutS2, with translation MNTHTLTVLEYGEILTHLARYAHSEPGRQVVRRSAPHRDLEGAVRECALTAEAMDLLSDQNLELDQVQDSSGILARLKTSGVVLDPLSLLALLHNQLAVGRARTALKAAGSRCPGLSALTESMTPIPDWERWVGKSISAKGEVLDSASPELARARRQLRSARDGVSGKLEKFIRERQTAKVIQEQYVTLRNGRFVVPAKPEYHRSFEGVVQDVSQSGQTVFVEPLFAVDLNNQFAMSEARAQEEVQRALAAMSDEAARHRHAMNTNLHSLATLDHVLARARLGSRLEGVIPVFSAERTSLVQARHPLLVLDPGIRCVPVDIGIGGEVSTLAITGPNTGGKTVVLKTLGLLTLMAQSGIPVPVAAESRFRVFAKLFADIGDEQSLAQNLSTFSGHMKVIADILEEADGDTLILLDELGAGTDPQEGSALGIALLETLNDKGACTVVTTHHNQLKEFAYRAAYASNASTVFDAATLQPTFRLRMGTPGRSHALDVADRLGLETGVLKRARELMGSGAVHVDVLLGQLAGELDRESRARELAEQISGSLRDEQMRIQEERRALAAQVQEIRDKTRWEARALIRDIEGRGKKLLKGVRDTGESARPGLREAVREMEEDVMRRVPLPPPRRGGGPVAEGDQVEIVSLGARGTVTGIVNGSGEAEVLAGDIRMRVRLNDLVAITQGKRGKGEGGREKGEREKVEPVVTPASYHGSTEVPSEINLLGKTVDEALESVDRLLDLLSMDPDRSIRIVHGKGTGALKRAISDALKKDPRVSSFGPAPLNQGGAGVTVVELKG